The following is a genomic window from Antechinus flavipes isolate AdamAnt ecotype Samford, QLD, Australia chromosome 3, AdamAnt_v2, whole genome shotgun sequence.
TAAGCCTAGGCTGGAGATTGGCTAGCTCGCTGCTGTTTGGAATGCTGCTTCAGACAGTCCTCAGACTCTCATTGGCTGATTTTCGATGTCAGTCATTGTTCCCACCCCCCTCATTGTTTGCAATCTGTTGCTTTTTGTTCGCAGGCCATGTGGCCAGTCCCAGAGCCAGGGGCCCTGGAAACAGGTTCAGGTGAAAGGCCAGGTCAGTAAGTAAAGCTTGGAGgaaagtaacattaaaaaaaaaaaagtcacattgaACACACCCACAAAGGGAGGTTGATTTGCAACCCTTAGGGTGTCAAGCCTCCAGCTTTAGAAAAGATTCTGCTAGGAGCAACCTGAGAAAAAAGTAATTCCTTTCATTGTTAAGGTTTAAAAGAGTACATTCAAGGCTTGGGCTTAGAGCAGTGCCAGCCGAATTGGCTCCCCAGGGCATTCCAAAAGCAGGGCTGTTGGAGAGAAAGCCAGCTCCTTCCCCTTCCAACAACCACCACTGCCTTCAGCTCAAACCAGTAAACACGAGCTTCAGAGTATAGGGTAGTGGTGGGATCCCTGGAGTTAAAAATCCCAGAGTTGCAATCCAGGATCTGTCATTTACTCAAGTATCCTTGGGGCTGAGTACCTGTTTCCCTtagtataaaatgagggagtctgACTCTTCTAGCTGATATTCTATGCTTTAAGGTCCCTTTCCACCCCTGCAATCTAGGTTGCTGTAGAAGGAAAGCAGTTTGCCAATCTCCCCTCAGGACACCACATTGTTTAGGAAAAAAGGGATCTAAGTTATGTGGTGTGCCTCTGTCTGTCCTTTGGATGAGATTCCCCCTGTTTGCCTTCATGTTCCAAGGACCCCTCCTTTACTACTAGTCAACCACAAGCTCTGAGATTGGGGGGCAGGGGTGATGGTTCTCCATTCATTTCTGAGTTAAATATGAGCCAGGTCTCTAGCAAAGATCTGTCAGTTTTCAAACATGGAAAAAATTGTGATGGGCAAAGGCTGAGGTGCCAGAGGCACCAGCAGAATCCACTTTAACAGAAGCTAACTTGGCATTCTCAGATCAATTCCCCAAAGTCCCCAAGGTAAGAAGAGACAAAACTGGGACAAAGAATACTCTGCTATATCAATGCAGCAAGGCAATAGAAAAAAAGTGCTGATTTGAGAGGCAAGAGCCAGACTTACTACCTGCAAGTAACACTGATTCTCTCTGGATCTGAGTTCCTTCCTCTGTAAAACTGTAGGTGTCGGGAGACTTAAGTACGGGGGAGGGGGAATAGATGCTTCCTAAGGTTTCATCTTTTTGTTCCCAGGCAAGTTATAATCCCATGAAGAACAAACTGAACAGATACACTGCTGGCAGAATATAGAATGGGTTATACCCCTCAGCCTCAAGAGCTGGcagagttttttttgtttttttttcagagtagGAATTAAATGTTTACAGAATTAGCACCTTGGGAGACTAAGGGGCTTCCAAGAAAGAAGTGAACAATGTTGGCCCCAAGAATTCCTTTGCTGCACCCCACTGAGATATCCCAGGAGAAAAATCCGGGAGTCAGGGAACCTGGGCTTGAAGCCCCATCACTAAGCTAGCTATGAGACTACAAAGTTGGGGGTTAGAATAATTGACCTCCAAAATCCTAAAATGCTATGAAACAGGACAACAGAAACCCTGGCATTGGGGCCCTATCGACACTTCCTCCTCAGACTCAGTGGGGtcactccctccccccaactctCAGGAAGGAGCATTTAACTCCCACCCCCTTTTGTTCCTTTGGGGCTTCAGTCTATTTACCAACACACCCACGTGTATGAGAGAAGCGGCTAGAGGGCTCTGTGCCCCAAGAGGCAAGGTGGAGAGGGCAGTCTGCAGGTTTTCGCCCGGATGGATCCCGGAGAAGGCAGCTGATCCAACCCCCGGGCTCCAGACAGCACTAACACCTGTCTGGGAGGGGCAGGGAGAGGTGACCCGAGTTCTCCCCACACACTGGTGGCCCCAGACCCAGGCAGCCACCCTAAGGTCCGCTCTATCCCCTCCCCCTATCCCCAAGGGTCCCGGGCAGGCGGAGTCCTTACCGGAATCGCTCTGGCTCTCCGAGCCCGAGAAAGCTTGAGGCTTGGGTTCGCCCGGGGCGCAGGGGAACACGGCAGTGGGATCCACGCCCTCGGGTCCCGGGTGGCCGCAGCCCGGGTCTGCGGAAGCCGTCGGCTTGGCTGGATTCCCCTTGGGTGTCGCGGCTGCCACGGCGGCTGCTGAGAGTTTGTCGTTCATCACTTTCTCCAGCCGCTCCCGGGCGGAGAAACCGCTCCACATGCAGTCACTGCGGATGATGGAGGCGTAGTTCCTGGCCAGCGCCTTGGAGTAGCCCCGGCCCTCCGCCTCGTCCACCCCGCAGCCCCCAGGCCACGGTTCGGCCGGGCCATTCGCGGCTGACGAGCAACAGGCACCCGGGCTGGAGCCCGAGCCCCACGGGGGCGACATGGGGGGCGAGGGAACCAGCTCGAATTTCTTCCAGATGTCCTCGCTGGGCGCCGTGGAGCGGTAGAAATCTTCCTCGTAGTCACAGTCGTAGAAATAATGTTGGTACGAATCGAAGTCCATCTCCGCTCCCTGCAGGAAGGGGGGGATGGGGGCACCGGTGGGCTGGGGGGCCGTGGCTCCAGGAAGAAGACCCGTCGcccctccctcccactcctctCTCCGCCGGCCTGCCagcctgcctccctcccccttccttcctttcctctccgcCTGCCTCCAGCCTCCCTCCCACAGGCGCCGAGAGTGAATCCCCCAGCCCCAAACAGATAACCCAAGCGCCTCCCTCTTAGGATCCACGCCCCCCCCTCGGGGCTGCCGATCAGAACCCCCACCCCTAGCCAGTTCGGGCGCCTTCCCCCGAGAGCTGACCCCATTCCTCCCTCGGGCAGCAGAGTCCCGAGGCATGGCAGGGCAGGGCACTGGGGCCACTCCCCCCTCGCAGAGCCCGCAGCCAGAGCAAAGGGCCGCGGGGAGCAGGAGggtagaaatgaggaagggagagTTAAAAGCAAACTTTCCCAAGCTCGGTCAAAGTCGAGCTACTTAGGGGCGAGGAGGTGCAAGGGGATTGGTACCTCGGTCCCAGGAGCGCCCCCCAAATCCCCCCCGCCTTTCAGGGTTGACCAGCCCAATATCTCACCTGGCTCCGACGGCCCCACACCTGGAGGGAGCCGGCTCCCCCGCGTGCTCCGGGCCGCCTGCACACATGCACCCCccgcgcgcacacacacatgcacacacacacatgcacacactcacTCACTGGCGTACGCGCGcggacacacacaaacacacactcactccctccctcccacacCAGCGGAGCTCCGGGGATCAAAGACGAGAGCCGGGAGCCGGACGTATTGTTCCCAAGCCGCCTTATATCCAGCCCTGCGCGGCCCCAGCCACCCCAACCAGGAGGCGCCGATTTGCATAGTGGGCGGGGGCCgagccccctcctcctcccccctcccgcTCCCCGCCCCAGTCTGCGCGCCGGGAGCCCCTCCCCTTTGCGCGGCTTCCCCCCCCTCCTATCTCTGGCGGATGGGCTGCACTCCCACCCCTCCgccccctcccacctcccctctccttccctactGCGGCCCCGCAACGGAGGGCCGACCTGGGCGGCGGCGGCTCCCGCCTCCCGGAAGGGTATAGGACAGGTTTGGCGAGCTTCGAGGCCCGGCGCTCCCGCCCCCACCCGCCGCCGGGGAAGCCCCGCAGCCCCGGGAGCCGGAGCGGGAGCGGgagcgggggcgggggcggggatCCCGCAGCGCGGGCCGCGCTCTGGGACAACCTGGCGCCGCAGTGGCAGAGGTGACGCAACCTTGTTGCAGACCCACGGAGGAGACACCCCCGCCTcccaccccccgccccccgcGCACTACTTCAGTCGCCTCCCTCACAACGCGAGCCCCTAGCTCCCCGGGGCACGCCCCCCTGCCCGGTGGTAACTGGGCTGGGggccccttcctcccctccactCCCCACTCCCATTCCGCTCCCTGGAGGGCCCCTTCCACCCCGGGAAACTCCCTCTCCGGAGCCCCCAACACCCCAATGCACGCACTGCTATAGGCCTGGCGCAGCCCTGGGCTGGCTGGTGAGTGTCCTGAAAGACCAGGTCTCAGATCCTTCCGGACCCCTTTCCCCAGGGCCGCCCCGAAGACAGGGACAAGCAGCCCGACTTCCGCCCCCTCCCCAGACACTCAGGAATGGTCTCTCTCCCCCAAACCCCCCAGTATTGACTGCCTGGTTCGACCCAGTCTTTGACCGCAGTCTAGTGCCACCTTGTGGCTATGGTTTGGCCTGATCATTAGGGTGTGTGGGGTCGGGGGGAGGGAGGAACAACCTGCAAGATAATTTAGAAGTCTTCTCAACCAATCCTCTTCTTTGACAAAAGAACATTCGGAGGCCTGTAGCCCTCTCCCGGCTTACTCTGGAGAGAGTAGCTGGGATTCGAACTGAAATCTGAAGCCAGACTcaggctctctccattacaacgCACAGTTGGCCTGTAGGTGGTGCTTACTCAGTATCAGACAAAATCGATTTCTTTCTCCTAAATCCTGGCACGGATAGAGAGAAGGGTTTGGAGGAAAAGCTAAAGAGTTCAGTTTTGGGatattttgaaatgaagataTCTTATGGCACACCCAGTTCGAGATGGCCAGTAGGCGCAGGTAGAGATGTGGAACTGGAGGTCAGCAGATAGATTAAGATAGATATATAGgtttgagaatcatcagtataGACATGATAATCGAATCTCTGGAGCTATTGAGATTGTTACGTGAAATCTacgagggagaagagaaaaggggccAGAACAGAAccaggggtgggggagagagacatTTACTGTTAGATAGCATGACCTGGATGCAGGTTCAGAAAGGAGCAGTGAGACAGGAGGAGAATTTAGGGAGATCGGTTCAtggaaatctagagagaagattATCAAGGGAATAATCAAAAGCATCAAGTAGGATGACGTTGAGAAATGACCATTAGATCTGGCATGTAAGAGATCATGGGAATTTTGGGAAGAGTAATTTCAATTGTATGAAAATAATGAGAGCAGAAGACAGActagagagatgaaaagagatcGAGATCAAAGGAAATGGAGTGATTGATTATAGAAAGGTTTCTCAAGGATTTTTACCTGGAGAGGTGAGAGATGGAGGTTTGTTTGGGATGGTTGGAACAAGTGATGGATTTTTGAAAGTGGAGGAGACATGGGGATGTTTATTGGCAGGGCACCCAGCAGCCAGGGAGTGAGTAAAGTTAAGTAAGAGTTAGTATAATAGTGGGGGGTGAGAGGGAGGCAATCTGCTAGAGAATAGGGGATAGGATGGATTTACTTGTACATATAAAAGGAGTTTGCCTTGACAACCAAAAGGGTCACAGGCACCTCTTCGAATGAGAGGGACATCTCTCACAGGGTAAGGATAAGGAATAAGAGATGGGTAGTGCTATTATTAGGAGAAATCAAGGAAAGCCTCCAGCAGCTTGAGTGTCAAATTTTGGGGAAATGTGGAATCAGAATGGAAAGATAGAAATGAATTAATgagtaaatgagtgaatgaataaaaagcatttattcatttcttaacATGTACCAAGCCCTGTGCTATGTGCTAAAGATATAATTACAGAAGCAAATACAGTTCCTGCCATGCTCTTTACAGCTTATGTTACATCTTGTGAGCACTCAAGCTATAATAGTGCCCTCCACATACAGAACACTGGATTCTGTACCTAGGGACACCCAGCTCCAGTAGGTGagctttcattcctttttatCCCAAATTAGGCCTCCACATCAGATGCATACTTCCATGTTATCTACttactttccctccttttttgtgcccccaattagaatataaattccttgaagttaggaactgtctttctttcttgtatttggATGTTTTGTCTTTAACTAGTTATATTCTGGTGAGAAAAGCCATGTACATTGTGTCGGGGTGGCCATAAAGGGGTACTTTTCTCTGAAAAGTTGCAGAGGTGGTGATGGGATCATAAGGGAGTAGATTGATGAATCTTATAGGCTTCTATCAACTCTGGATAGATTCTTGTGTATCTTTtttgttagaatctttacaagctattaagtcattagaattgatggagataataattatctaatttagcatggttcaatatgattgatctgatcctatgagatgttatgggccagaacttgaaacaaggtagtaagtggaattgaggagacaatgtttaaatctagtttagcattgatttaatcatacaacaaatactggtttcccagtgatataatgatttgtGTATACGCAGTGAaaagcatataagcaagaagctctcagggccaaagagcactctgggagatacagaagcccacaagcccactctccgAGGTGAAATCAGATTCATTCCCTCTTCCACCtttatgctggctggaggctgaagaaagcagaggcaaaggacaagctgcaagagctcttggaaccagagagataggcctctaagaaagcaaaccaggcccaaggaaagagataagaaataaacgtttggattttatagctgtatttggagtgattattactctgaactgaaactaaggctgcctccagaaagccTCCccaagaaccattatattttaaagaagagaacaccacactttTTGTTTTCCCCCCAAACAGAGTAAACTCCTTAGGAACAGGAGCTATttgtatctttattttgtatctctagcctttatttgtatctctaccACTTAGCAaaattcctgacacatagtaagtattttttaaaattcatatttactGACAAACTAATTCCATCTATGACTTGATTTAACTACAATTCATTTCCAGAAGTGGGAGAGGGTGGAGCCAAATGAGGAGGAAATGGTTTCTGGTCTCTGGTATGGGCTGAGGGATGGGCAGTGAGCAGGCTATGGAAGTAGTGGGGGATGTGAGTTCACAAGAGGAAACATCACTTCCTCAATTCAATGTAATGCAAAGGAATATGAAGCACTTTCCCTGTGCAAGTTTCTGTACCCCTTTGGGGACTGGAAATACAGGAAATAAAGCCACtttcatttatatagtgttttagcATTAGTAAATGAATTtacttacattattttatttgatcctgatcCTACCCTGTAGGTCCATTACAATTTTGTAATGTTGGCACAGATTTTCCCACTTTACTGAtgagaaattgaggttcagattTCATGATTGCCCCAAATCACATAGTGTTAGAAGCCATACTTGAACCCAGGCTACTCTATATTAGTCAACACTATATTTGGCTTGCATTGAGTCTGCTTGTATGTAACTTAGAACCTAATTGGatcgagagaggaagacagacaagtatataaataattatgatataaGAGAAAGCTATATCAGGGTAaaagagaggattctgggaatatACTAGGAGAAATTTCAGAGAAGGCATCAGTTGGGGTAGGGGGTATGTctagaaaggcttcctggaggaaggAGCATCAGAATCAGTGTTGAAGACAGAGGGGttggaaagaaaggagacagaaggGGTAGGAGGATCCCTTGCAGTCATGGACAAAGCTCAAGCTTTACCTCCCACCATGCCAGGAATTCACACTCTTTTTACCTCCTTGGCAAGTCatcttcctttaagatgcagtCAGGCACCATCTTCAATCAGGCACCTGCTAGATGtcttcatgaagtctttccttattTCCCTGAGTATTTACTCTTTGTATAGGTagataggtatgtatgtatacatatggatGCATACTTTATGCTGAATATATTTGTGTACTTTGTGTTCTCCtctattagaaagtaagctcatttcatgtaaagattgtttcattGTACACGTATCCTAGTATCTGATGTAtagtagacattcaataaataattgactgaaatataaatatttctctggTTCCCCCAGGTCCTAGTCCACTATTATCAAactacatttcatttattttgtatttgtttcatattgcatatgtatgtatgtatttttgttgttgttcaatcatgtctgctacatttgggtttttcttggcaaagatactgcagtggactgtcatgtccttctccagctcattttatagatgagaaaactaagacaaacaggattaagtgacttgcccaggatcacatagctaataagtgtctaaggccagattggAATTgttgaagatgagttttcctgattctggatCCAGGatttttatccactgtaccaataATCAATGGGTAAAGGGCACTCCCAACATGTTTGGATAACATAGAATGTCCACTAATAGTATAGTTCTCCACTCACTCAGAAGCAGATCCTCAGCATCTTCCATCTCTAGTGATTTAGGCGTGCGCTTAGTTCCCAGtacacttatatatgtacatgttttcaaccaggtgcttaataaattcttgtacATTGTTTCTTGACTAATTGGAGTTATAAATTAGTAATAATGAAGTTTGGCTGAAATGGATATTACATAGAAAGGAGAAGCGTGAGATAAAGCTAATAGTCAAATTATAGAGGATTCTGAATGCCAGCATAAAGGAATGGATAAAGAATTTTCCTGCATCCCTACAGCAAGTTGAGAAAAAGATCCTTAACCAGTTTGAGAGGATTATTGGTCCTGGTCTTTAGGTAAAAGGGACACTACAGAGAAACTATCTATCTAGCCCAAGAATTCTTAATTTTGGGGTGTGTTCTTGACCCCTTTGGCTATCTGGTAAAGCCCTTGGATccattctcagaatgtttttaaacacaaaaaataaaacattattacaaagaaagtcaattatattggaatataattatcaaaaaaaaatttttaaagacaagCTCATGGGAtgccaggttaagaatccctaaaCTAGTCATTATTTAAGAGAATTAACCGTGCCTCTAAGAACTATATAACAATGCAAACCATTCATCTCTAGTTAGAGTAAGATCTGCTACTTCTGGGTCTACATTTGAGTCTTTttccccagtttttgggataagaatgcattgtttgacaaaaattgctgggaaaattggaaattagtatggcagaaactaagcattgcgccacacttaacaccgtacaccaagataaggtcaaaatgggttcatgacctaggcataaagaatgagattataaataaattggaagagcataggatagtttacctctcagacctgtggaagaggaaggaatttatgaccaaagaagaactggagatcactattgaccacaaaatagaaaattttgattatatcaaattgaaaagtttttgtacaaataaaactaatgcagacaagattagaagggaaatagtaaactgggaaaacatttttacagtcaaaggttctgataaaggcttcatttccaaaatatatagagaattgactctaatttataagaaatcaagccattctccaattgagaaatgatcaaaggatatgaacagacaattctcagacaaagaaattaaaactatttatagccatatgaaaatatgctc
Proteins encoded in this region:
- the MYCL gene encoding protein L-Myc, which encodes MCVCARGVHVCRRPGARGGAGSLQVWGRRSQGAEMDFDSYQHYFYDCDYEEDFYRSTAPSEDIWKKFELVPSPPMSPPWGSGSSPGACCSSAANGPAEPWPGGCGVDEAEGRGYSKALARNYASIIRSDCMWSGFSARERLEKVMNDKLSAAAVAAATPKGNPAKPTASADPGCGHPGPEGVDPTAVFPCAPGEPKPQAFSGSESQSDSEGEEIDVVTVERRQSLSVRKPVTITVRADPLDPCMKHFHISIHQQQHNYAARFPPDNCPQEETPEKEAKEEEGEEEEEEEEEEEQEEVEELVGPPGPASPPSSEMGPSQARPASSDTEDVTKRKNHNFLERKRRNDLRSRFLALRDQVPALGSCTKTPKVVILSKALEYLQTLVSAEKTMALEKRHLRARQQQLQKRLAQLTGH